The Bacteroidales bacterium genome includes a window with the following:
- a CDS encoding UpxY family transcription antiterminator has protein sequence MINISNNTKKWYVFYTYPKSERKVYEYLQGNNYESFLPLYWIVRQWSDRKKRMKVPLFSGYIFVNIEKDRIYEVLKTPKIVRCVTFNRMPASLRQSEVDSIIQITENDYPLEVSCDLKVGDPVVVSKGALIGMEGVLVEERGNQRFALRIESLHQSMLVNIPTDHLEFADIAV, from the coding sequence ATGATAAATATTTCGAATAATACTAAGAAATGGTATGTGTTTTATACTTACCCGAAATCTGAGAGAAAGGTTTATGAATATTTACAAGGAAATAACTACGAATCATTTTTACCTTTATATTGGATTGTAAGACAGTGGAGTGATAGGAAAAAAAGGATGAAGGTGCCGTTATTTTCGGGTTACATTTTCGTAAATATTGAGAAGGACAGGATATACGAAGTTTTGAAGACTCCAAAGATCGTTCGATGTGTGACTTTCAATAGGATGCCTGCTAGCCTGAGACAGTCTGAGGTTGATAGCATCATACAAATTACAGAGAACGATTACCCTCTTGAGGTTAGTTGTGATTTAAAGGTGGGAGATCCTGTTGTAGTTTCAAAGGGAGCACTTATTGGTATGGAGGGTGTTTTGGTGGAAGAAAGGGGTAACCAAAGATTCGCTCTTAGGATAGAATCGCTGCATCAATCTATGCTAGTGAACATTCCAACAGACCATTTGGAGTTTGCTGATATTGCTGTTTAA
- a CDS encoding peptidase, translated as MYGRNPKRSWYVLGKLIKDNYPKIRPTLLHWQEKGYITLIEDNDNIFTVHPDKLPSKEELLLWLENLE; from the coding sequence ATTTATGGGAGAAACCCTAAAAGAAGTTGGTATGTATTAGGGAAGTTGATTAAGGATAATTATCCTAAAATTAGACCCACCTTATTACATTGGCAGGAAAAGGGTTACATAACACTAATAGAGGATAATGATAACATATTTACAGTACATCCCGATAAGTTGCCATCAAAAGAAGAATTATTGCTTTGGTTAGAAAATCTGGAATAG
- a CDS encoding T9SS type A sorting domain-containing protein produces the protein MKSLISIFGLLLIVFNSFSQKYYVYWENHVGFTTGPSGGSPYVTEIDQESWSVLNGCAGGLYSTPTSDGTFSIDALPKALSYDRKLRSYSVPGGRTSIQTLSFHYLHEISNLSMGVITAYNIDDNTNPGFNCSFSGLNVSGGVEIGISPPQPKSVLIKDSLAKYDVISELKRKTITLSIDYIEGDYNTTNNPKSNFTYEIQFSSNNGSTWNTICSGQPLDGTVSYTLPDVVSGFRDTLLFRSRIHRTNGVDPVAYSPWSIPKPFTVCDFPDVTITPTSPTCVGENGGTTTIQFNVGPFDPYLKYIDIFSKTTKGGETYDDTLVSLYSIKAGDTYTSLPMAAGTYTIKIRAKDKFFKIIPTTYTINQPPAAPDFDQSCPTNVCVGSTQKYSVTSVGADSYNWSFPADWTTTGTTNTATFATGSTSGNITVTPSNLCGNGSPRTLGVTVNANPTITLGAMPSVCYGSNTATIPYTATTGSPDRYSIDFDAVANNAGISDVNNATLSSNQISISLLNNLAVGTYNGTLMVRKSSAGCVSGSYNISVTVNAKPTITLGTMPSVCFGITTANLPYSTTTGTPNTYSIDFDVAANNAGISDVANTSLPSSQIPISLPNNITAGTYNGVLQVSNANGCTSNAYNISVTINDLPDIKITGSSSACSGSVGNVYATELEKTNYTWTVVGGTVTAGGTLASSSVTITWNSAGTGHVKVNYKNGNGCSAITQTDKIVTINPLPNNSFTLSDPIICNGQSATITQSGSENGFIYQLQLASNSNNVGDPVTGTGSPISYSVSPTSTSNYKVVATNNITSCSVTLTDQSAVTVNLLPTPTLAGPTITCANISGNVYQTEPSMTDYLWSVSGGTITSGGTTNSNTATVTWNAGGDAGTGVGTISVNYKNAKGCYASSDKNLNVTISNLYFNSPTLTHVKCYGGNNGAIVIVANGGSAPYTYTLKKGNTTVTTNSTGNFAGLFAASDYTVTATDINFCSVTSDNISINQPAAISILPNSITHVNCFGFNTGAISPTVTGGTNPLSYLWSGPSGYSSPSKNISGLIAGSYTIKVTDVYNCTNESTFVVLQPTSKLTLDTPSITPVSCFGDSTGQISIIASGGTSPYSYRLTGGGITPKVNANGLFTNLPAANSYSITVTDNNGCTATIGSITLTQPEQFILTVSGSNNPTCPGGSDGWVEVTVTGGTPPYSFSRDGNTWIPASSPYRFETLIAGSYTFRVKDANGCEVTTASYIVSQPDPITPTVIITNVTCKGESSGKLSLSVIGGTGLYTLTLTGPNSYSQTISNVTLAANFSGLAKGTYNLIIADAVGCTKSVDYAISEPSLPLALLTTNTIDPSCNGFTNGQVELSASGGWDSYSYTLLPNVANNSTGTFTGLGKGTYNFEVIDALGCTANVSAMLGEPDILELSTPIVTNLLCHGDGTGAISISAAGGTSPCKYNFGSGFSSQSQASNLQANTYSIIVKDSKGCVATSQATVNQPDTLQLNIYKSNHNGVNIKCFNGKDTVKVVPIGGTAPYTIAFNGQNISCPIGGYTLHNLAKGNYDITVTDSHSCAYSTSFTLTEPALFALDVIDVDSALCNGTATGKMDIALKGGIPSYSFNLLDSNDDLVSQGIGVNHLFTGLASGSYTINAVDGNGCGFTIQDIVYQPEPITVNFDVTNVSCFGYADGNAEAKITGGTIPYTCRWVGENGAEISQTLMISDAKEFNYHFLLTDKNGCSSGRGRMGQLDTLVKISNPKLPLSLSASITKVLCHGESTGEINFVGVGGWNKYSYSINGEPFYTNPRYSGLIANVYSSRIRDSLGCVVQKDFTVEQNDTLTFTTSTLDATCFGGHNGQVQISALGGSPSYTYLIDNKIFSGDTTTLGAGSYTLKVSDMYSCVVPSQTVTIGSPTQIGFSAIVINSNCNKSNGKIEVIPSGGVAPYNVDWYQGNTVIFSGNTITNQPSGLYNFRITDGNSCIKDFSHNLPDDGSPTITLNSNIKTFCPGSSDGSINLSVDQGVLPYNVYLLNGSTELDARNYPTKPSEISFTGLNENKYSVKIIDGNGCQVIEQYDVESPLQIAATATTTNIACYNGSNGSAMLTVSGGTSPYQIKWVNSSNQQIGTGASIENLSAGNYTHQVNDSHGCPHIPTNPGVSNSISINVPSAPLKASINTISNVLCYRGQDGVVQLTPQGGWGNYRFSIDLGVSWKVSPNFTKLKAGDYRFLLSDNLGCTDTIDAKVNDGTPLNINIDELYDVTCYGISTGKLTLSASGGGGSYSFSVNDGLTYTSNRYFTGLAYGVYPLRVKDFNGCEGSSKQKIEQPLLLEASINQVANTACDKSIGSATAIATGGTLPYSYRWSNGQLKNKAVNLAYGSYSVEITDKNGCKNSTTTSIQNLPGPKLTLLSKNDVTCSYLTNGSITTSLSSGTAPVILTWRGTNSSNTSINNLKKGIYTAIATDYYGCRDSVTVNIAKPDSLMISLKKQLDPLCYAYSNGILDVTSNGGTSPYTYQWSNGSRVSSTGEIPSGKYSVTVTDSKGCETKTSYTLVDPPLLKPNLPSLIVICSNQTYYADAGIPNATYQWYSENGFQSTSKTVSLSRSGIYNLLVIDSKGCSGRDTLNLVKSENIIDANFMIAEKASVGDTLVLIEMSWPIPQAIEWQYPASFMPIYQNDYSVYLVPQMVGKFNIGLTSFVGPCSESVEKAITIEPAKDRKNKPISKQSIIKDVVAYPNPNRGDFSVEIALNRESDVLVEVYSTYGKRLFARNVRGLTSYKIDINLFQTPGIYLVRITAGNEFRSLRVVVE, from the coding sequence ATGAAGTCTCTTATTAGCATATTTGGATTATTGCTTATTGTTTTTAATTCATTCTCTCAAAAGTACTATGTGTATTGGGAAAACCATGTTGGTTTCACTACAGGCCCATCTGGTGGTTCTCCGTATGTAACAGAGATTGATCAGGAATCTTGGAGTGTTTTAAATGGTTGCGCAGGAGGCTTGTACTCTACTCCAACCAGCGATGGAACATTTTCAATTGATGCATTACCCAAAGCCTTAAGTTATGATAGGAAATTAAGGAGTTATAGTGTTCCTGGAGGAAGGACTTCAATCCAAACTTTATCATTTCATTATCTGCATGAGATTAGCAACCTTTCGATGGGGGTTATTACAGCCTATAATATTGATGATAATACCAATCCTGGTTTTAACTGTTCTTTCTCAGGGTTGAATGTAAGTGGTGGTGTAGAGATAGGTATATCCCCTCCTCAACCTAAGTCTGTTTTAATTAAAGATTCATTGGCTAAATATGATGTTATTAGTGAACTTAAAAGAAAGACGATAACGCTAAGTATTGATTATATTGAAGGCGATTATAATACTACTAATAATCCTAAAAGCAACTTCACATACGAAATTCAATTCAGTTCAAATAATGGTTCAACATGGAATACTATTTGTTCAGGACAACCGCTTGATGGTACAGTTTCCTATACCCTTCCAGATGTGGTAAGTGGATTCAGAGATACCCTCCTTTTCCGTTCTAGGATTCACCGTACAAATGGTGTCGATCCAGTGGCCTACTCTCCTTGGAGTATACCAAAACCTTTTACTGTCTGTGATTTCCCCGATGTTACTATAACACCCACATCTCCAACATGTGTAGGTGAAAACGGGGGTACAACAACTATCCAATTCAATGTTGGACCATTCGATCCCTATTTAAAGTACATTGATATATTTTCTAAAACTACCAAAGGCGGTGAAACTTATGATGATACGCTGGTAAGCCTGTATTCAATTAAAGCAGGAGATACCTATACTTCACTTCCAATGGCTGCTGGCACTTATACTATAAAGATAAGGGCGAAAGATAAATTTTTTAAAATAATACCTACTACTTATACCATCAACCAACCCCCTGCAGCACCTGATTTTGATCAGAGTTGTCCTACCAATGTATGTGTGGGTAGTACTCAGAAATATAGCGTTACTAGTGTTGGTGCTGATTCCTATAATTGGAGTTTTCCTGCAGACTGGACAACGACAGGCACAACCAACACTGCAACTTTTGCAACTGGTAGTACATCGGGAAACATTACAGTTACCCCTAGTAATCTCTGTGGGAATGGATCTCCAAGAACTCTTGGGGTAACAGTCAATGCAAACCCAACCATCACCCTTGGTGCAATGCCCTCGGTATGCTATGGCTCCAATACCGCTACCATACCATACACAGCAACCACAGGAAGCCCAGATCGGTATAGCATTGACTTTGATGCAGTTGCTAATAATGCTGGTATTAGCGATGTTAACAATGCAACTTTGTCTTCCAATCAAATATCAATAAGCCTGCTAAATAACCTTGCAGTAGGTACTTACAACGGAACCCTGATGGTGAGAAAGAGTAGTGCAGGCTGTGTTTCTGGAAGTTATAATATTTCCGTAACGGTAAATGCGAAACCAACTATCACGTTAGGCACAATGCCTTCGGTATGCTTTGGCATCACTACTGCAAATCTACCTTACTCTACAACTACTGGGACTCCAAATACATATAGTATTGATTTTGATGTTGCTGCCAATAATGCTGGAATCAGTGATGTAGCCAATACTAGCCTGCCGTCAAGTCAAATACCAATAAGTTTACCAAATAACATTACAGCAGGTACTTACAATGGAGTCTTACAGGTGAGTAATGCTAATGGTTGTACTTCTAATGCTTATAATATTTCTGTTACAATTAATGATCTTCCCGATATTAAAATTACTGGATCTTCAAGTGCTTGTTCAGGTAGTGTTGGTAATGTATACGCTACTGAACTTGAAAAGACCAATTATACCTGGACGGTGGTTGGAGGAACAGTGACGGCTGGTGGCACTTTAGCTAGTAGTTCGGTTACAATTACATGGAATTCAGCAGGAACAGGTCATGTTAAGGTGAACTATAAAAACGGTAATGGTTGTAGTGCAATCACCCAAACAGATAAAATTGTTACAATAAATCCCTTGCCTAATAACTCCTTCACACTTAGCGATCCTATCATTTGTAACGGTCAGTCGGCGACTATTACCCAGAGTGGGAGCGAGAATGGGTTCATCTATCAACTACAGCTAGCATCCAATTCCAATAACGTAGGCGATCCAGTCACGGGTACTGGTTCACCAATCAGCTACTCGGTTAGCCCAACGAGTACATCCAATTACAAGGTTGTGGCTACCAACAATATTACAAGTTGCTCAGTTACCCTAACCGATCAATCAGCTGTCACGGTTAATCTTTTACCAACACCCACTTTAGCTGGCCCAACAATAACCTGTGCAAATATTTCTGGGAATGTTTACCAAACTGAACCCAGTATGACAGACTACCTGTGGAGCGTTTCGGGTGGTACTATTACCTCTGGTGGAACAACAAATAGCAATACTGCAACAGTAACATGGAATGCAGGGGGAGATGCTGGAACTGGTGTAGGAACTATTAGTGTGAACTATAAAAATGCTAAGGGTTGTTATGCTAGTAGTGATAAGAACCTAAATGTAACAATTAGTAATCTGTACTTTAATTCTCCAACGCTAACTCACGTTAAATGTTATGGAGGTAATAATGGGGCTATCGTAATAGTAGCAAACGGGGGTAGTGCTCCTTATACCTATACTCTAAAAAAAGGCAACACAACTGTGACCACTAATAGTACAGGGAACTTTGCTGGATTGTTTGCTGCGTCTGATTATACGGTTACTGCAACAGATATTAATTTCTGTTCGGTTACCTCAGATAATATTAGCATTAACCAACCTGCAGCAATTTCGATACTTCCCAATAGTATTACTCATGTGAATTGCTTTGGCTTTAATACGGGTGCAATATCGCCTACTGTTACTGGGGGGACAAATCCCTTGTCTTACCTATGGAGCGGGCCAAGCGGCTACTCATCTCCTTCTAAGAACATCTCTGGATTAATTGCAGGCTCCTATACAATTAAAGTTACGGATGTATATAATTGTACAAACGAATCAACTTTTGTAGTATTACAGCCGACATCCAAACTAACACTTGACACTCCCTCAATTACCCCTGTTTCATGCTTTGGCGATAGCACAGGCCAAATTTCCATTATCGCCAGTGGTGGTACTTCACCATACAGTTACAGGCTAACAGGCGGTGGTATTACCCCAAAGGTGAATGCTAATGGACTATTCACCAATCTTCCAGCAGCAAACAGCTACTCCATTACTGTAACCGATAACAATGGATGTACAGCTACTATAGGAAGTATCACATTAACCCAACCTGAACAATTCATTCTTACCGTAAGCGGCTCCAATAACCCAACCTGCCCAGGTGGCAGCGATGGTTGGGTGGAGGTAACAGTTACAGGGGGAACTCCTCCCTACTCATTTAGCAGGGATGGTAATACGTGGATACCAGCATCATCGCCGTACAGGTTTGAAACCCTTATAGCAGGTAGCTACACGTTCAGAGTAAAGGACGCAAACGGGTGCGAGGTGACAACAGCATCCTATATTGTTTCTCAACCCGATCCTATTACACCCACGGTAATAATTACCAATGTTACATGTAAAGGGGAGAGCAGTGGGAAGTTGAGCTTATCAGTAATCGGGGGAACAGGTCTGTATACCCTTACGCTTACTGGGCCAAATTCTTACAGCCAAACCATTAGTAATGTTACGCTAGCTGCAAACTTTAGCGGACTTGCTAAAGGTACTTACAACCTCATAATTGCCGATGCTGTTGGTTGCACAAAGAGCGTAGACTATGCGATTAGTGAACCCTCATTACCCCTTGCTCTTTTAACTACAAACACCATTGATCCGAGTTGTAATGGCTTTACCAATGGTCAGGTTGAACTTAGTGCCTCCGGCGGGTGGGATAGTTACAGCTATACGCTACTCCCTAACGTGGCAAACAACTCTACTGGAACATTTACTGGACTTGGTAAAGGAACATACAATTTTGAGGTAATCGATGCCTTGGGTTGTACCGCTAACGTTTCAGCGATGCTTGGTGAACCAGATATTTTGGAACTATCAACCCCAATCGTAACCAACCTGCTTTGCCATGGCGATGGAACCGGGGCAATAAGTATTTCAGCAGCAGGTGGAACATCTCCCTGCAAGTATAATTTTGGTAGCGGATTCAGCTCACAAAGCCAAGCCAGTAATTTACAGGCAAACACTTATAGCATAATCGTAAAGGATAGTAAGGGTTGTGTGGCTACAAGTCAGGCTACAGTTAACCAACCCGATACGCTCCAGCTAAATATTTACAAAAGCAACCATAACGGGGTTAACATAAAATGCTTTAATGGTAAAGATACCGTAAAGGTTGTACCTATAGGCGGAACAGCTCCCTACACTATTGCATTTAATGGGCAAAACATCAGCTGCCCAATAGGTGGTTATACTTTGCATAATTTGGCTAAAGGTAACTATGATATCACTGTAACTGATTCACATTCTTGCGCTTATAGTACAAGTTTTACGCTTACAGAACCTGCTTTATTTGCGTTGGATGTTATTGATGTCGATTCTGCGCTTTGTAACGGGACAGCCACTGGGAAAATGGATATTGCTTTGAAAGGGGGAATTCCTTCATACTCCTTTAACCTTCTGGATAGTAATGATGACCTTGTATCTCAGGGAATTGGGGTTAACCATCTGTTCACAGGGCTTGCAAGCGGAAGTTACACCATCAACGCCGTAGATGGGAATGGATGCGGATTTACCATTCAAGATATAGTTTATCAGCCAGAGCCAATCACTGTAAACTTTGATGTAACAAACGTTTCGTGCTTTGGGTACGCCGATGGCAATGCTGAGGCAAAGATCACTGGTGGAACAATCCCCTATACCTGCCGATGGGTAGGAGAGAATGGTGCGGAGATTAGCCAAACTCTCATGATTTCTGATGCCAAAGAGTTCAATTACCATTTCCTTTTAACCGATAAAAACGGCTGCTCAAGCGGGAGAGGGAGAATGGGTCAACTCGATACGTTGGTGAAAATCAGCAACCCCAAACTTCCATTATCGCTCAGTGCTAGCATTACTAAAGTGCTTTGCCATGGCGAGAGTACAGGGGAAATAAATTTTGTAGGTGTAGGTGGATGGAACAAGTACAGCTACTCAATCAATGGTGAGCCATTTTATACTAACCCAAGATATAGTGGATTAATAGCAAATGTTTATAGTTCAAGGATAAGAGACTCGCTGGGTTGTGTTGTTCAAAAAGATTTCACAGTTGAGCAGAACGATACGCTTACCTTCACCACCAGTACGCTTGATGCTACCTGCTTTGGTGGACATAACGGGCAAGTTCAAATATCTGCATTGGGCGGATCCCCAAGTTACACTTACCTAATCGATAACAAAATATTTAGCGGAGATACTACTACTCTGGGTGCTGGTAGCTACACGCTAAAGGTGAGCGATATGTATAGTTGCGTAGTTCCATCTCAAACCGTTACAATAGGAAGTCCTACACAGATTGGCTTTAGCGCAATTGTTATCAACTCCAACTGCAATAAATCCAACGGAAAAATTGAGGTTATCCCTTCGGGAGGTGTGGCTCCATATAATGTGGATTGGTATCAGGGAAACACGGTAATATTTAGTGGGAATACGATAACCAATCAACCATCGGGATTATATAATTTCAGGATAACCGATGGCAATAGCTGCATCAAGGATTTCTCGCACAATCTTCCTGATGATGGTAGCCCAACTATCACCCTAAATTCCAATATAAAAACGTTCTGCCCCGGTAGTAGCGATGGCAGCATCAACCTTAGCGTTGATCAAGGGGTTTTACCCTACAATGTATATCTGTTAAATGGGAGTACAGAGTTGGATGCAAGAAACTATCCTACCAAACCGAGCGAAATTAGTTTTACGGGTCTTAACGAAAATAAGTATTCGGTTAAAATAATTGATGGGAATGGTTGTCAGGTGATAGAGCAGTACGATGTAGAGTCACCTTTGCAAATAGCTGCTACGGCTACAACAACCAATATCGCTTGTTATAATGGAAGCAATGGATCGGCTATGCTTACCGTTAGCGGGGGGACAAGCCCATACCAGATAAAATGGGTAAACTCCTCTAACCAGCAAATTGGAACAGGGGCTAGTATCGAAAATTTATCTGCTGGGAACTACACCCACCAGGTAAACGATAGCCATGGTTGCCCACATATACCAACAAACCCAGGGGTTAGCAATAGCATAAGTATTAATGTTCCATCAGCACCTTTAAAGGCAAGCATCAACACAATCTCAAATGTATTATGTTATCGGGGTCAGGATGGTGTAGTGCAGCTTACGCCACAGGGCGGATGGGGCAACTATAGATTTTCAATTGATCTAGGAGTTTCTTGGAAAGTAAGCCCAAACTTTACGAAGCTTAAAGCAGGGGATTATAGATTTTTGCTCTCAGATAATCTTGGATGTACCGATACCATTGATGCAAAGGTTAATGACGGAACTCCTTTAAACATCAATATCGATGAACTTTATGATGTTACATGCTATGGTATTAGTACAGGTAAGTTAACCCTATCTGCATCGGGCGGTGGAGGAAGCTATAGTTTCTCCGTTAACGATGGCTTAACCTACACCTCCAACCGATACTTCACGGGTTTGGCTTATGGCGTTTACCCATTAAGAGTGAAAGATTTCAATGGGTGCGAAGGTTCCTCAAAGCAAAAAATTGAGCAACCTTTACTACTTGAGGCTTCCATAAATCAGGTAGCCAATACCGCCTGCGATAAATCCATTGGAAGCGCAACGGCAATAGCCACTGGTGGCACTTTGCCATATAGCTATCGATGGAGCAATGGGCAACTAAAAAACAAAGCGGTAAACCTTGCCTATGGCTCGTATAGCGTTGAAATTACCGATAAGAATGGGTGTAAGAATAGTACTACCACCAGCATCCAAAACCTCCCCGGACCCAAGCTAACCCTTTTATCTAAAAATGATGTAACCTGCTCGTACCTTACCAATGGTAGCATAACCACATCGCTAAGCAGCGGAACAGCACCAGTAATACTTACTTGGAGAGGAACAAATTCGAGTAATACGAGTATTAACAACCTTAAAAAGGGCATTTACACAGCCATTGCCACCGATTACTACGGCTGCCGCGATAGTGTAACCGTTAACATCGCAAAACCCGATTCGTTGATGATATCGCTTAAGAAACAATTAGACCCTCTTTGCTATGCATACAGTAATGGTATTTTGGATGTAACCTCAAATGGGGGAACATCTCCCTACACCTACCAATGGTCCAACGGTTCGCGGGTATCATCCACAGGCGAAATTCCCTCGGGAAAATATTCAGTTACCGTAACCGATAGTAAAGGTTGTGAGACAAAAACCTCCTATACCTTGGTAGATCCTCCATTGCTCAAACCTAACTTGCCCAGTTTAATCGTAATATGCTCAAATCAAACCTACTATGCCGATGCTGGTATACCCAATGCCACCTATCAGTGGTATTCCGAGAATGGATTTCAATCAACCAGTAAAACTGTCTCATTATCAAGATCTGGGATTTATAACTTGTTGGTAATTGATAGTAAGGGCTGTTCGGGCAGAGATACCCTAAACCTAGTGAAATCGGAGAACATTATTGACGCTAACTTTATGATAGCCGAAAAAGCCTCCGTTGGCGATACCCTTGTACTCATAGAGATGTCGTGGCCAATACCACAAGCCATTGAGTGGCAATATCCAGCATCATTCATGCCTATTTACCAGAACGACTATTCGGTTTACCTTGTACCTCAAATGGTAGGGAAATTTAACATTGGCCTTACTTCTTTTGTTGGCCCTTGTTCGGAGTCTGTCGAAAAGGCAATAACTATTGAACCTGCAAAAGACAGGAAAAACAAGCCCATTTCTAAGCAATCTATTATCAAAGATGTGGTAGCTTATCCCAACCCCAATCGTGGCGATTTTAGCGTTGAAATTGCCTTAAACCGCGAGTCGGATGTGCTGGTTGAGGTATACTCAACGTATGGAAAAAGGCTATTTGCTAGGAATGTAAGGGGATTAACAAGCTATAAAATTGATATTAACCTATTCCAAACCCCAGGAATCTATCTCGTTAGGATTACCGCTGGGAATGAATTTAGAAGTTTAAGGGTGGTGGTTGAATAA